One Burkholderiales bacterium DNA segment encodes these proteins:
- a CDS encoding PepSY domain-containing protein codes for MRHNAPFKHPLLAGLMLTAVLAGSPAAADDDMAQMQALARTANLIPPEKAIEKALAAKPGIVIDADIDRKLSGLYYEIEVVDAQGVEWEIDIDAKTGETRRVKRDWFD; via the coding sequence ATGAGACACAACGCTCCTTTCAAACACCCGCTGCTCGCCGGGCTGATGCTGACCGCGGTTCTTGCGGGAAGTCCGGCAGCCGCCGACGACGACATGGCGCAGATGCAGGCCCTTGCCCGCACGGCCAACCTGATCCCGCCAGAGAAGGCGATCGAGAAGGCACTGGCCGCCAAGCCGGGCATCGTGATCGATGCCGACATCGACCGCAAGCTCTCGGGGCTGTACTACGAGATCGAAGTGGTCGATGCGCAGGGCGTCGAATGGGAAATCGACATCGATGCAAAGACCGGAGAAACGCGCCGTGTGAAGCGCGACTGGTTCGACTGA
- the sufC gene encoding Fe-S cluster assembly ATPase SufC, producing the protein MIRDNAPLLLEVRGLFVKAAERTILKGVDLAVRAGEVHAIMGPNGSGKSTLAKSIAGHPAYEVTAGEILFQGRNLLELPAEERARAGLFLGFQYPIEVPGVTNSAFLRLAYNTVRGARGMEELDPLEFDDFVREKMKLLEMNPDFLERSVNAGFSGGEKKRNEILQMALLEPRLAILDETDSGLDIDALRIVANGVNKLHTPDNGIVLVTHYQRLLNYIVPDYVHVMDGGRIIKTGDKALAVELENRGYDWVSREYRAKAA; encoded by the coding sequence ATGATCAGGGACAACGCGCCGCTATTGCTGGAGGTCCGCGGCCTTTTCGTCAAGGCCGCGGAGCGCACTATCCTCAAGGGGGTGGACCTCGCCGTGCGCGCCGGCGAAGTGCACGCGATCATGGGGCCGAACGGCTCGGGCAAGAGCACGCTGGCCAAGTCCATCGCCGGGCATCCCGCCTACGAAGTGACTGCGGGCGAGATTCTTTTCCAGGGTCGCAATCTGCTCGAACTGCCGGCGGAAGAGCGCGCGCGGGCCGGCCTGTTCCTGGGGTTCCAGTACCCGATCGAGGTACCCGGCGTGACCAACAGCGCCTTCCTCAGGCTGGCCTACAACACGGTGCGGGGCGCGCGCGGCATGGAAGAGCTGGATCCGCTGGAGTTCGACGATTTCGTGCGCGAGAAGATGAAACTGCTGGAGATGAACCCCGACTTTCTCGAGCGCAGCGTCAATGCCGGATTTTCCGGCGGCGAGAAGAAGCGCAACGAGATCCTGCAGATGGCGCTCCTCGAACCCAGGCTCGCCATCCTGGACGAAACCGACTCCGGCCTCGACATCGACGCGCTGCGCATCGTGGCCAACGGTGTGAACAAGCTGCACACGCCGGACAACGGCATCGTGCTCGTCACGCATTATCAGCGCCTACTGAACTACATCGTGCCCGATTACGTGCACGTGATGGATGGCGGGCGCATCATCAAGACCGGCGACAAGGCGCTGGCCGTCGAGCTGGAAAACCGCGGCTACGACTGGGTGTCCCGCGAATACCGAGCGAAAGCGGCCTGA
- the sufD gene encoding Fe-S cluster assembly protein SufD produces MSEQAFLDTLLLPRHALQAAPSDWLKRRRAEALERASALSVPTVRDEDWRFTDLSPLYRARLQPATGGQTDAAALQLFAVPEAGSRLVFVDGRFAPELSRSVIEPDVLAGSLSQALERRADAVESALATVARVDADLFTAVNTAFLQDAAVVVIGAAREVQQPVHVLHVATSRETAAHPRLLVVARQGAACTIVEDFVAIGGIGYLTNAVAEIVADAGAEVRHVRIQREADTAFHIANTSVRLAREARLRDCSVSLGAHISRHTLSVVQEGEAVDCEIDGLALIGGRQLADTHSTIDHASGRGRSRQLHKTVVGGAAHAVFNGKIFVRPRAQQTDSAQHSRNLLLSPRAQVDAKPQLEIFADDVKCAHGATVGRLDADEMFYLKSRGLSEAAARNLLTYAFAADVVERIPVPSVVRAIERTILGRIQDRQ; encoded by the coding sequence ATGAGCGAGCAAGCCTTCCTCGACACGTTGCTGCTGCCGCGCCACGCGCTGCAGGCCGCACCGAGTGACTGGCTGAAGCGGCGTCGCGCGGAGGCGCTCGAGCGCGCGTCTGCCTTGTCGGTTCCGACGGTTCGGGACGAGGACTGGCGATTTACCGACCTGTCGCCGTTGTACCGCGCGCGCTTGCAGCCCGCCACCGGGGGTCAGACGGACGCCGCGGCGCTGCAACTGTTCGCAGTGCCGGAAGCGGGAAGCCGGCTGGTCTTCGTCGACGGGCGCTTCGCCCCCGAGTTGTCGCGGTCCGTTATCGAGCCCGACGTGCTCGCCGGATCGCTGTCTCAGGCGCTGGAGCGACGCGCAGACGCGGTCGAGTCGGCGCTGGCCACGGTCGCGCGCGTCGACGCGGACCTGTTCACCGCCGTGAACACCGCGTTCCTCCAGGATGCAGCGGTGGTGGTCATTGGCGCCGCACGCGAGGTTCAGCAGCCGGTTCACGTGCTGCACGTGGCCACCAGCCGGGAGACAGCCGCGCATCCGCGCCTGCTGGTGGTCGCGCGGCAAGGCGCCGCCTGCACGATCGTGGAGGACTTTGTGGCAATCGGCGGCATCGGCTACCTTACCAATGCCGTGGCCGAGATCGTGGCGGATGCCGGCGCCGAGGTGCGGCACGTCAGGATCCAGCGCGAGGCCGACACCGCGTTCCACATCGCCAATACTTCGGTGCGCCTGGCGCGGGAGGCCCGGCTGCGCGATTGTTCGGTGTCGCTCGGCGCGCACATCTCGCGCCATACGCTCAGCGTTGTCCAGGAAGGCGAGGCGGTCGACTGCGAGATCGACGGACTGGCGTTGATCGGCGGGCGGCAGCTCGCCGACACACACTCCACGATCGATCACGCGTCCGGCCGCGGCCGCAGCCGGCAGCTGCACAAGACGGTGGTGGGCGGCGCGGCGCACGCGGTGTTCAACGGCAAGATCTTCGTCCGCCCGCGCGCGCAGCAGACCGATTCCGCCCAGCACAGCCGCAATCTGCTGCTCAGTCCGCGCGCACAGGTGGACGCGAAGCCGCAACTGGAGATCTTTGCCGACGACGTCAAATGCGCACACGGTGCCACGGTCGGCCGGCTGGATGCCGACGAAATGTTCTATCTGAAGAGCCGGGGCCTGTCGGAGGCGGCTGCGCGCAACCTGCTGACCTACGCGTTCGCCGCCGACGTGGTCGAGCGCATCCCGGTGCCCTCGGTCGTGCGCGCGATCGAACGCACCATTCTCGGACGGATACAGGACAGACAATGA
- a CDS encoding SET domain-containing protein-lysine N-methyltransferase, whose protein sequence is MLLVRVRVDRSPIHGLGVFAAEFIPKGAEVWRFTPGFDLDLDPGVLERQPPRLREQLLRYGYIDRRLKRYILCCDDARFINHSDEPNLRTDHARDRYGVDVAARDIAVGEELTVDYEALEGRRP, encoded by the coding sequence ATGCTGCTCGTCCGGGTAAGGGTCGATCGCAGCCCGATCCACGGGCTGGGCGTCTTCGCCGCGGAGTTCATCCCGAAGGGAGCCGAGGTCTGGCGCTTCACCCCCGGTTTCGATCTCGACCTCGATCCGGGCGTGCTCGAGCGCCAGCCGCCGCGCCTGCGCGAGCAACTGCTCCGCTACGGCTATATCGATCGGCGTCTGAAGCGCTACATCCTGTGTTGCGACGACGCGCGGTTCATCAATCACAGCGACGAACCAAACCTGCGCACCGATCACGCGCGCGACCGCTACGGCGTGGATGTCGCGGCGCGCGACATCGCGGTCGGCGAAGAACTCACCGTGGACTACGAAGCGCTGGAAGGCCGGCGTCCGTAA
- a CDS encoding cysteine desulfurase encodes MSAVLPARKPELLDVEQIRADFPILAVKVKGKPLAYLDNAASSQMPRQVIERLVRYQSAEHANIHRGVHYLSETATAAYEGARSAVRRFINAAEDREVIFTRGTTNGINLVAHGFGRAFIGAGDEIILSHLEHHSNIVPWQMLCEEKGARIKVVPINDAGELLLDEYERLFGPRTRLVAVTHVSNALGTINPVKEMIVLAHARGVPVLIDGAQAAPHMKVDVRDLDCDFYAFSGHKMCGPTGIGILYGKAGWLEKMQPYEGGGDMILSVSFDKTLYNALPYKFEAGTPPIAAAIGLGTTVEYLETIGMERIAAHEHVLLQYATEQLGALRGVRIIGMAKHKAGVLSFVVEGVHPHDVGTLLNEEGVAVRTGHHCAQPVMQRYRLPATVRASFYLYNTFEEVDQLVAGIRRVQQIFGA; translated from the coding sequence ATGAGCGCTGTTCTCCCAGCCAGAAAACCGGAGCTGCTGGACGTGGAGCAGATCCGCGCCGACTTTCCCATCCTGGCGGTGAAGGTCAAGGGTAAGCCGCTCGCCTATCTGGACAACGCGGCGAGCAGCCAGATGCCCAGGCAGGTCATCGAGCGCCTGGTGCGCTATCAGAGCGCCGAGCACGCCAACATCCACCGCGGCGTGCACTACCTTTCGGAGACCGCGACCGCTGCCTACGAGGGCGCGCGCAGCGCCGTGCGGCGCTTCATCAACGCGGCGGAAGACCGCGAGGTGATCTTCACCCGCGGCACGACCAACGGCATCAATCTCGTGGCACACGGTTTCGGACGCGCCTTCATCGGTGCGGGCGACGAGATCATCCTCTCGCACCTCGAGCACCACTCCAACATCGTGCCCTGGCAGATGCTGTGCGAGGAGAAAGGCGCCCGAATCAAAGTGGTACCGATCAACGACGCCGGCGAACTGCTGCTCGACGAGTACGAGAGACTGTTCGGCCCCCGGACCCGGCTGGTGGCCGTGACCCACGTCTCGAATGCCCTGGGCACGATCAACCCGGTCAAGGAGATGATCGTTCTGGCTCACGCGCGCGGGGTGCCGGTGCTGATCGACGGCGCGCAGGCCGCGCCGCACATGAAGGTGGACGTGCGTGATCTGGACTGCGATTTCTACGCCTTCTCCGGCCACAAGATGTGCGGCCCGACCGGGATCGGCATCCTCTACGGCAAGGCAGGGTGGCTGGAGAAGATGCAGCCGTACGAAGGCGGCGGCGACATGATCCTGTCGGTGTCTTTCGACAAGACCCTCTACAACGCCCTGCCGTACAAGTTCGAGGCCGGGACACCCCCGATCGCCGCAGCGATCGGCCTGGGGACGACCGTCGAATACCTGGAGACGATCGGGATGGAGCGCATCGCGGCGCACGAACACGTGCTTCTGCAGTACGCGACCGAACAGCTCGGCGCGCTGAGAGGCGTGCGCATCATCGGCATGGCCAAGCACAAGGCCGGCGTGCTCTCCTTCGTGGTCGAGGGAGTTCATCCGCACGACGTGGGGACGCTGCTCAACGAGGAGGGCGTGGCGGTGCGCACCGGACACCATTGCGCGCAGCCGGTCATGCAGCGCTACCGGCTTCCGGCTACGGTGCGCGCGTCGTTCTATCTCTACAACACCTTCGAGGAGGTGGACCAACTGGTTGCGGGCATCCGCCGCGTGCAGCAGATCTTCGGTGCATAG
- a CDS encoding patatin-like phospholipase family protein, with protein MNREAFSFDEVRQAEVQLIEEARAASGTGAKNVAHDLFGLAFSGGGIRSATFNLGVLQALARARLLRRVDYLSTVSGGGYIGSWLSAWILRANRDVRSVEKALAASADQDSPEPTQLSWLRRFSNYLTPRLGLFSTDTLAGAATYVRNLLLNLFQIVALVGAALMLPLLAAWVLTHAQLQWLAVGVLAFAVALFVINLNLYHSDVAREKVRFYQSRKSIFWLVVVPLIVAAATLGLAAARRDAVSVGEFLARYFVPALALSIGLQVAAWLMHKWTAGGTLSSVGSAVREALRTLGKPGAANRPARYYYGPADWLRILLGVTLAVVVGLLGLWAIGAVLADGATRPTAVLHATVWSMPGALVAFGLATILFVGIVGRTFSEETREWWSRLGGWMLGVTAAWLAVACAAVYGPFLLGWLQGWAAEAGAAWILSTAAGVLAGRSRLTSGKEGKRTLEWIANLAPYVFVLGLLLAVSYLLHGTLRALAVGGADAFELHASFGPYARATLSVIDADRLPALLGILTVLLAVVFGLSWTVDVNVFSLHMFYRNRLVRCYLGATSEGAGGRRAHPFTGFDPADSPRVSDLAGQRPYHLINTALNLTRSNNLAWQERKAASFVIAPLYCGYDLEPRAAAAQGRYQCTAQYLKPVDGDPQSPGGWLGLGTALTISGAAASPNMGHHTATATAFLLTVFNVRLGWWMQNSASRGHWARKGPRFGILWLLRELFALTDESRPFVYLSDGGHFENLGIYELVRRRCRFILAVDAGQDRDFRFEDLGNAVRKCAVDLGVEIAIDTRALVPDPQTRRSRFHCTVGEIRYPDNGKEPRTGLLLYVKPSLTGNEPADIAQYAASHAQFPHESTADQWFAESQFESYRKLGLHVMSAILESVGEREELRADAGVAIGVRDRDLEGIFVKLKERWHPPGRAAAAFTRHGDRLRFIEQALRTDQKLRFMDAQLSPEWPRLAAGRPGAEPVWLGLPKDYESLRSGFYLCTSMLQVMEEVYLDLNLEEEWEHPDNRGWMNLFKHWSWSAMFMVTFSICCGMYGARFQRWCERRLDLGPGKVAVAALDVPRPQATVASWLDELEKRNEINFVEAAMVKDYLEPGDKLLLLQLSQEVSPSFPPHRGDHGPLLVYTFGLAAAREVQGAAGKEHRLTFFRIQDHVRRMGLARRAMRALVGDAALRLAGSALDRDFPQKGEIERILNSVVRETAAASGTA; from the coding sequence ATGAATCGAGAGGCGTTCAGCTTCGACGAGGTCAGGCAGGCCGAAGTCCAGCTCATCGAGGAAGCGCGCGCGGCATCCGGCACCGGCGCGAAGAACGTCGCGCACGACCTGTTCGGGCTGGCCTTCTCGGGCGGCGGCATCCGCAGTGCCACGTTCAATCTCGGGGTCCTGCAGGCGCTCGCGCGTGCCCGGCTGTTGAGACGGGTCGACTACCTGTCCACCGTGTCCGGCGGCGGGTACATCGGGAGCTGGTTGTCGGCCTGGATTCTGCGCGCCAACCGCGACGTGCGCAGCGTGGAGAAGGCGCTGGCGGCGAGCGCCGATCAGGACAGCCCGGAGCCGACTCAACTGAGCTGGTTGCGTCGGTTCAGCAACTACCTGACGCCGCGCCTGGGTCTGTTCAGCACCGATACACTGGCCGGCGCCGCGACCTACGTGCGCAACCTGCTCCTGAACCTCTTTCAGATCGTGGCCCTGGTCGGCGCGGCGCTGATGCTTCCGCTGCTCGCCGCCTGGGTGCTCACGCATGCGCAACTTCAGTGGCTGGCGGTGGGCGTGCTCGCCTTCGCGGTCGCGCTGTTCGTCATCAACCTGAATCTCTATCACAGCGACGTGGCGCGCGAGAAGGTTCGGTTCTATCAGTCGCGCAAAAGCATCTTCTGGCTGGTGGTCGTTCCCCTGATCGTGGCCGCCGCCACCCTCGGTCTCGCGGCGGCGCGACGGGATGCAGTGAGCGTCGGCGAATTTCTGGCGCGCTATTTCGTGCCGGCACTCGCGCTGAGCATCGGTTTGCAGGTCGCGGCCTGGCTCATGCACAAATGGACCGCCGGCGGAACGCTATCCTCGGTGGGCAGCGCAGTCCGGGAAGCACTGCGCACTCTTGGCAAACCCGGCGCTGCAAACAGGCCCGCCCGGTACTACTACGGTCCGGCGGACTGGTTGCGCATTCTGCTCGGCGTGACACTCGCCGTGGTGGTCGGCCTGCTCGGACTGTGGGCGATAGGCGCCGTGCTGGCGGACGGCGCAACTCGGCCGACCGCGGTGTTACATGCGACCGTCTGGTCGATGCCCGGCGCCCTGGTCGCATTCGGCCTCGCCACCATCCTGTTCGTCGGCATCGTCGGTCGGACGTTCTCCGAGGAAACGCGCGAGTGGTGGTCGCGGCTGGGCGGATGGATGCTCGGAGTCACGGCTGCCTGGCTGGCGGTCGCGTGCGCAGCCGTCTATGGCCCCTTCCTGCTCGGTTGGCTGCAGGGTTGGGCGGCCGAAGCCGGCGCGGCCTGGATCCTTTCCACTGCGGCCGGCGTACTGGCGGGGCGCAGTCGGCTCACCAGCGGGAAGGAGGGCAAGCGCACTCTGGAGTGGATCGCAAACCTCGCACCCTATGTGTTCGTGCTGGGCCTCCTGTTGGCCGTGTCGTATCTGCTGCACGGAACGCTACGCGCACTTGCCGTGGGGGGCGCGGATGCGTTCGAGCTGCACGCGAGCTTCGGCCCCTACGCGCGCGCCACGCTGTCGGTGATCGATGCCGACCGGCTACCTGCGCTGCTCGGGATTCTGACGGTGCTGCTGGCCGTGGTGTTCGGGCTGTCGTGGACAGTGGACGTCAACGTGTTCTCGTTGCACATGTTCTACCGCAACCGCCTCGTGCGCTGCTATCTCGGCGCGACCAGTGAAGGGGCGGGCGGCCGCAGAGCGCATCCGTTCACGGGTTTCGACCCGGCCGACTCCCCGAGGGTCAGCGATCTTGCCGGGCAGAGGCCATATCACCTCATCAACACCGCGCTCAACCTGACACGGTCCAACAATCTCGCCTGGCAGGAACGCAAGGCCGCCTCGTTCGTCATCGCGCCCTTGTACTGCGGTTATGACCTCGAACCGCGCGCGGCGGCCGCCCAGGGCCGGTATCAGTGCACGGCGCAGTACCTCAAGCCCGTCGATGGCGATCCGCAATCCCCGGGTGGATGGCTCGGACTGGGCACCGCGCTCACCATATCGGGAGCGGCCGCGAGCCCGAACATGGGCCATCACACAGCCACTGCGACCGCCTTTCTGCTCACGGTATTCAACGTCCGGCTGGGCTGGTGGATGCAGAACTCGGCCTCGCGTGGGCATTGGGCGCGCAAGGGCCCGCGGTTCGGCATTCTCTGGCTGCTGCGCGAGCTGTTCGCACTGACCGACGAATCGCGACCCTTCGTCTATCTGAGCGACGGCGGGCACTTCGAAAACCTCGGCATCTACGAGCTGGTGCGGCGGCGCTGCCGTTTCATTCTCGCCGTGGACGCCGGGCAGGACCGCGACTTCCGATTCGAGGATCTCGGCAACGCGGTGCGCAAGTGCGCGGTGGACCTGGGGGTGGAAATCGCGATCGACACCCGCGCGCTGGTTCCCGATCCGCAGACCCGGCGCAGCCGGTTTCATTGCACGGTCGGCGAGATCCGCTACCCGGACAACGGAAAAGAGCCGCGCACCGGGCTGCTGCTCTACGTGAAGCCTTCCCTCACGGGAAACGAGCCTGCCGACATCGCGCAATATGCGGCGTCCCACGCGCAGTTCCCGCACGAGAGCACCGCCGACCAATGGTTCGCCGAGTCACAGTTCGAGAGCTATCGCAAGCTCGGTCTGCACGTGATGTCCGCAATCCTGGAATCGGTGGGCGAGCGCGAAGAGTTGAGGGCCGATGCAGGCGTGGCGATCGGGGTGCGTGATCGCGATCTCGAGGGGATCTTCGTCAAGCTGAAGGAGCGCTGGCATCCGCCGGGCCGCGCAGCGGCCGCTTTCACGCGCCACGGCGACCGGCTCAGGTTCATCGAGCAGGCGCTGCGCACGGACCAGAAACTGCGCTTCATGGATGCGCAGCTGTCGCCCGAGTGGCCGCGGCTCGCCGCGGGCCGGCCGGGCGCCGAGCCGGTGTGGCTCGGCCTGCCGAAGGACTACGAGAGCCTGCGCTCCGGCTTCTATCTGTGCACCAGCATGCTGCAGGTCATGGAGGAGGTCTATCTTGACCTCAACCTCGAGGAAGAGTGGGAGCATCCGGACAACCGCGGCTGGATGAACCTGTTCAAGCACTGGTCGTGGTCGGCCATGTTCATGGTCACGTTCTCGATCTGCTGCGGCATGTACGGCGCGCGCTTCCAGCGCTGGTGCGAACGCAGGCTGGATCTCGGGCCGGGCAAGGTCGCGGTGGCCGCGCTGGATGTTCCGCGGCCTCAGGCCACCGTCGCATCGTGGCTCGACGAACTGGAAAAGCGCAACGAGATCAATTTCGTCGAAGCGGCCATGGTGAAGGATTACCTCGAGCCCGGCGACAAGCTGCTGCTGCTGCAGCTCAGCCAGGAAGTCTCGCCGTCCTTCCCGCCGCATCGTGGAGACCACGGCCCGCTGCTGGTCTACACGTTCGGGCTCGCCGCGGCGCGCGAGGTGCAGGGCGCCGCGGGAAAGGAACACCGCCTGACCTTCTTCCGCATCCAGGATCACGTGCGGCGCATGGGACTGGCGCGGCGCGCGATGCGCGCGCTGGTGGGAGATGCCGCGCTGCGTCTGGCGGGCAGCGCGCTCGATCGCGACTTTCCGCAGAAGGGCGAGATCGAGCGGATATTGAACTCGGTTGTGAGGGAAACCGCCGCGGCGAGCGGGACGGCGTAG
- a CDS encoding SUF system NifU family Fe-S cluster assembly protein — MDSKLLYQEVILDHNRKPRNWGRLPAPSHKAEGLNPLCGDHIWLTLNVSNGLVSDIAFEGEGCAICKASASMMTTNVKGKTVDEAERLVQQFRDMATGKLEAGAPHHLGRLTVFSGIKDLPSRVKCAILPWHTLHAAFNAQATVSTEGDADPVGGAG, encoded by the coding sequence ATGGACAGCAAGTTGCTCTATCAGGAGGTCATCCTCGATCACAACCGCAAGCCGCGCAACTGGGGGAGACTGCCCGCCCCCAGCCACAAGGCCGAAGGCCTGAACCCGCTGTGCGGCGACCATATCTGGCTCACCCTCAACGTCTCCAATGGGCTGGTGAGCGACATCGCCTTCGAAGGCGAGGGCTGCGCGATCTGCAAGGCGTCCGCTTCGATGATGACCACCAACGTCAAGGGCAAGACAGTCGACGAGGCCGAACGGCTGGTGCAGCAGTTCCGCGACATGGCGACGGGAAAGCTGGAAGCGGGGGCTCCTCACCATCTGGGGCGACTGACCGTGTTCTCCGGAATCAAGGACCTGCCGTCACGCGTCAAGTGCGCGATCCTGCCCTGGCACACGCTGCACGCCGCCTTCAATGCACAGGCCACCGTCTCCACCGAAGGTGATGCCGATCCGGTCGGCGGTGCAGGGTGA
- a CDS encoding NifU family protein yields MPKIADLEWTPNPNARKFVLKEPLTYGVAKSFESPEQAKDDPLAAQLFAIPHVTNVFYVDNWITVTQDGQADWKDLMRQVAEPIRQAPAAQKQSEEFARAAAWLVQDESELSATERAKLEQINELLDEEVRPYLQGDGGDLYVVGLEGNTLKVHYQGACGSCPSSISGTLAGIESLVRRIDPELEVVAV; encoded by the coding sequence ATGCCCAAGATCGCAGACCTCGAGTGGACGCCGAATCCGAACGCGCGCAAATTCGTGCTGAAGGAGCCGCTGACCTACGGCGTGGCGAAGTCGTTCGAGAGCCCCGAGCAGGCGAAGGACGATCCGCTCGCTGCGCAACTCTTCGCCATTCCGCACGTCACGAATGTGTTCTACGTCGATAACTGGATCACGGTCACGCAGGACGGCCAGGCGGACTGGAAGGACCTGATGCGTCAGGTCGCAGAGCCGATCCGGCAGGCACCCGCGGCGCAGAAGCAATCCGAGGAGTTCGCGCGAGCGGCTGCGTGGCTGGTGCAGGACGAATCCGAGCTGTCAGCGACCGAGCGCGCCAAGCTCGAGCAGATCAACGAGCTACTCGACGAAGAGGTGCGGCCCTACCTGCAAGGCGACGGAGGCGACCTGTACGTGGTGGGTCTGGAGGGCAATACGCTGAAGGTCCACTACCAGGGCGCGTGCGGCAGCTGCCCGAGTTCGATCTCCGGTACCTTGGCGGGCATCGAGAGTCTGGTGCGCCGCATCGATCCCGAGCTCGAAGTCGTCGCCGTATAG
- the sufB gene encoding Fe-S cluster assembly protein SufB: MSTVIQSLVNQPYKHGFRTEIEADLVPKGLNEDIIRLISQKKGEPEWLLDFRLKAFRHWQTMTEPNWANVRYPKIDFQDIVYYSAPKPKKKSMDEVDPELLRTFERLGVPMNERAALAGVAVDVIFDSVSVATTYKKKLADVGVIFCSFSEAVREHPELVRQYLGSVVPYTDNFYAALNSAVFSDGSFCYIPKGVRCPMELSTYFRINTQESGQFERTLIVAEEGSYVSYLEGCTAPKYDTNQLHAAVVELVALDRAEIKYSTVQNWYAGDEHGKGGIYNFVTKRGLCRGARSKISWTQVETGSAITWKYPSCILLGDESAGEFYSVALTNHHQQADTGTKMVHIGKNTRSRIISKGISAGLSNNSYRGLVKIGPKAQGARNFSQCDSMLIGDKCGANTFPYIQVANDTAIVEHEASTSKIGEDQLFYFASRGVGTEEAVSMIINGFVRDVFIHLPMEFAVEATKLLGIKLEGSVG; encoded by the coding sequence ATGAGCACGGTCATCCAGAGCCTGGTCAATCAGCCGTACAAGCACGGTTTCCGCACGGAGATCGAAGCGGACCTCGTCCCCAAGGGGCTGAACGAGGACATCATCCGCCTCATCTCGCAGAAGAAGGGCGAGCCGGAGTGGCTGCTCGACTTCCGGCTCAAGGCGTTCCGCCACTGGCAGACGATGACCGAGCCGAACTGGGCGAACGTGCGCTACCCGAAGATCGACTTCCAGGACATCGTCTACTACTCGGCGCCCAAGCCGAAGAAGAAGAGCATGGACGAAGTCGATCCGGAGCTGCTGCGCACCTTCGAGAGACTGGGCGTGCCGATGAACGAGCGCGCGGCGCTGGCCGGCGTGGCTGTGGACGTGATCTTCGACAGCGTGTCGGTGGCCACCACCTACAAGAAGAAGCTGGCCGATGTGGGCGTGATCTTCTGCTCGTTCTCCGAGGCGGTGCGCGAGCACCCGGAACTGGTCAGGCAGTACCTGGGCAGTGTGGTGCCCTACACCGACAACTTCTACGCCGCGCTGAATTCGGCCGTGTTCTCCGACGGGTCGTTCTGCTACATCCCGAAGGGCGTGCGCTGTCCGATGGAGCTTTCCACCTATTTCCGCATCAACACGCAGGAATCCGGCCAGTTCGAGCGCACGCTAATCGTGGCGGAGGAAGGCAGCTACGTGTCGTATCTGGAGGGCTGTACGGCGCCCAAGTACGACACCAACCAGCTGCACGCCGCGGTCGTGGAGCTGGTGGCGCTGGACCGCGCCGAGATCAAGTACTCGACCGTACAGAACTGGTACGCGGGCGACGAGCACGGCAAGGGCGGCATCTACAACTTCGTCACCAAGCGCGGCCTGTGCAGGGGCGCGAGGTCCAAGATCTCGTGGACGCAGGTCGAGACCGGGTCCGCGATCACCTGGAAATACCCGTCCTGTATTCTGCTGGGCGACGAATCGGCGGGCGAGTTCTATTCGGTGGCGCTGACCAACCACCATCAGCAGGCCGACACCGGAACCAAGATGGTCCACATCGGGAAGAACACCCGCAGCCGCATCATCAGCAAAGGCATCTCCGCCGGGCTTTCCAACAACAGCTACCGCGGACTGGTGAAGATCGGCCCGAAAGCGCAGGGCGCGCGCAACTTCTCCCAGTGCGATTCGATGCTCATCGGAGACAAGTGCGGCGCCAATACCTTCCCCTACATCCAGGTCGCCAACGACACGGCGATCGTCGAGCACGAGGCGAGCACGTCGAAGATCGGAGAGGACCAGCTGTTCTATTTCGCCAGCCGCGGCGTCGGCACCGAAGAAGCGGTGTCGATGATCATCAACGGCTTCGTTCGCGATGTGTTCATTCACCTGCCGATGGAGTTCGCGGTCGAGGCGACCAAGCTGCTCGGCATCAAGCTGGAAGGAAGCGTCGGATGA
- a CDS encoding non-heme iron oxygenase ferredoxin subunit, with protein MSEWRFVANAADIPPSGWETVDLDGTLVAVFNLDGEFHAIEDVCTHDGTVLTGAPIEGDQIICPRHGARFSIRTGEVLAPPAWEPVATFPVKVEDGKVYVRDARWD; from the coding sequence ATGTCAGAGTGGAGATTCGTTGCCAACGCCGCCGACATCCCGCCGAGCGGCTGGGAAACGGTGGATCTGGACGGCACGCTGGTCGCGGTCTTCAACCTCGACGGGGAGTTCCACGCGATCGAGGACGTGTGCACCCATGACGGGACCGTGCTGACCGGCGCGCCGATCGAGGGCGACCAGATCATCTGCCCGCGCCACGGCGCGCGCTTTTCCATCAGAACCGGCGAGGTGCTCGCGCCTCCGGCATGGGAGCCGGTCGCAACGTTCCCGGTGAAAGTGGAGGACGGCAAGGTCTATGTGCGCGATGCGCGCTGGGACTAG